A single genomic interval of Lathyrus oleraceus cultivar Zhongwan6 chromosome 7, CAAS_Psat_ZW6_1.0, whole genome shotgun sequence harbors:
- the LOC127106833 gene encoding extensin-2 isoform X6, which produces MGSSLGLRHWPQLFYAIALCLIASTVVADDDKPYYPTPPNQGRQPPYYYKSPPPSSPYVDKFPPYYYKSPPPPSPSPPPPYFYKSPPPPSPSPPPPYVYNSPPPPSPSPPPPYIYKSPPPPSPSPPPPYIYKSPPPPSPSPPPPYIYKSPPPPSPSPPPPYVYKSPPPPSPSPPPPYVYKSPPPPYPSPPPPYIYNSPPPSYPSPPPPYVYKSPPPPSPSPPPPYVYKSPPPPSSSPPPPYVYKSPPPPSPSPPPPYAYKSPPPPSPSPPPPYVYKSPPPPSPSPPPPYIYKSPPPPSPSPPPPYIYKSPPPPSPSPPPPYVYKSPPPPSPSPPPPYVYKSPPPPSPSPPPPYYYKSPPPPSPSPPPPYVYKSPPPPSPSPPPPYVYKSPPPPSPSPPPPYFYKSPPPPSPSPPPPYYYKSPPPPSPSPPPPYVYKSPPPPSPSPPPPYYYKSPPPPSPSPPPYHPYLYNSPPPPIY; this is translated from the exons ATGGGAAGCTCACTTGGGTTGAGGCATTGGCCTCAACTCTTCTATGCAATTGCGTTATGCTTAATTGCTAGCACTGTTGTTGCGGATGATGATAAGCCTTACTATCCAACACCTCCAAATCAAGGACGACAACCACCATATTACTACAAGTCTCCACCCCCATCATCTCCTTATGTCGACAAATTCCCTCCATATTACTACAAATCTCCACCTCCACCATCTCCATCACCACCACCACCTTATTTCTACAAGTCTCCTCCACCTCCATCTCCCTCTCCTCCTCCACCATATGTTTACAACTCACCACCACCTCCATCCCCTTCACCTCCACCTCCATATATCTACAAGTCACCACCTCCTCCATCTCCTTCACCTCCCCCACCATATATCTATAAGAGTCCACCACCACCCTCTCCATCACCACCCC CTCCATATATCTACAAGTCACCTCCTCCACCATCTCCCTCACCACCTCCACCATATGTCTATAAGTCACCACCACCTCCTTCCCCTTCACCTCCGCCCCCATATGTCTACAAGTCGCCACCCCCACCATACCCATCACCACCTCCTCCATATATTTATAATTCTCCACCTCCATCATATCCATCCCCACCTCCTCCTTATGTTTATAAGTCTCCTCCTCCACCATCTCCttcaccaccaccaccatatgTGTACAAGTCTCCACCGCCTCCATCTTCCTCTCCTCCACCGCCATATGTCTACAAGTCACCACCTCCACCATCTCCATCCCCACCACCTCCGTATGCTTATAAGTCTCCTCCTCCTCCTTCACCTTCACCTCCTCCTCCATACGTCTATAAGTCCCCACCCCCGCCATCACCTTCCCCACCACCTCCATACATATATAAGTCTCCTCCTCCACCATCTCCTTCACCGCCACCTCCATACATCTACAAGTCACCACCACCGCCTTCCCCTTCACCACCTCCTCCATATGTCTACAAGTCACCACCGCCTCCATCACCTTCACCACCTCCTCCATATGTTTATAAGTCCCCGCCTCCACCATCCCCTTCTCCTCCACCACCATACTATTATAAGTCCCCTCCTCCTCCTTCTCCTTCACCTCCTCCTCCATATGTGTACAAATCTCCACCTCCACCATCCCCTTCCCCCCCTCCTCCATATGTTTACAAATCTCCACCCCCGCCATCTCCATCACCTCCTCCACCCTATTTCTATAAGTCACCACCACCTCCCTCTCCTTCACCACCTCCTCCATACTACTATAAATCTCCACCGCCACCTTCTCCATCACCTCCTCCACCATATGTCTACAAGTCACCACCACCACCTTCACCTTCACCGCCTCCTCCATACTACTACAAATCTCCACCTCCACCATCTCCATCACCTCCTCCATATCATCCCTACCTCTATAACTCACCCCCACCTCCCATCTATTAA
- the LOC127106833 gene encoding extensin-2 isoform X7, which yields MGSSLGLRHWPQLFYAIALCLIASTVVADDDKPYYPTPPNQGRQPPYYYKSPPPSSPYVDKFPPYYYKSPPPPSPSPPPPYFYKSPPPPSPSPPPPYVYNSPPPPSPSPPPPYIYKSPPPPSPSPPPPYIYKSPPPPSPSPPPPYVYKSPPPPSPSPPPPYVYKSPPPPSPSPPPPYVYKSPPPPYPSPPPPYIYNSPPPSYPSPPPPYVYKSPPPPSPSPPPPYVYKSPPPPSSSPPPPYVYKSPPPPSPSPPPPYAYKSPPPPSPSPPPPYVYKSPPPPSPSPPPPYIYKSPPPPSPSPPPPYIYKSPPPPSPSPPPPYVYKSPPPPSPSPPPPYVYKSPPPPSPSPPPPYYYKSPPPPSPSPPPPYVYKSPPPPSPSPPPPYVYKSPPPPSPSPPPPYFYKSPPPPSPSPPPPYYYKSPPPPSPSPPPPYVYKSPPPPSPSPPPPYYYKSPPPPSPSPPPYHPYLYNSPPPPIY from the exons ATGGGAAGCTCACTTGGGTTGAGGCATTGGCCTCAACTCTTCTATGCAATTGCGTTATGCTTAATTGCTAGCACTGTTGTTGCGGATGATGATAAGCCTTACTATCCAACACCTCCAAATCAAGGACGACAACCACCATATTACTACAAGTCTCCACCCCCATCATCTCCTTATGTCGACAAATTCCCTCCATATTACTACAAATCTCCACCTCCACCATCTCCATCACCACCACCACCTTATTTCTACAAGTCTCCTCCACCTCCATCTCCCTCTCCTCCTCCACCATATGTTTACAACTCACCACCACCTCCATCCCCTTCACCTCCACCTCCATATATCTACAAGTCACCACCTCCTCCATCTCCTTCACCTCCCCCACCATATATCTATAAGAGTCCACCACCACCCTCTCCATCACCACCCCCTCCATATGTTTACAAGTCTC CTCCTCCACCATCTCCCTCACCACCTCCACCATATGTCTATAAGTCACCACCACCTCCTTCCCCTTCACCTCCGCCCCCATATGTCTACAAGTCGCCACCCCCACCATACCCATCACCACCTCCTCCATATATTTATAATTCTCCACCTCCATCATATCCATCCCCACCTCCTCCTTATGTTTATAAGTCTCCTCCTCCACCATCTCCttcaccaccaccaccatatgTGTACAAGTCTCCACCGCCTCCATCTTCCTCTCCTCCACCGCCATATGTCTACAAGTCACCACCTCCACCATCTCCATCCCCACCACCTCCGTATGCTTATAAGTCTCCTCCTCCTCCTTCACCTTCACCTCCTCCTCCATACGTCTATAAGTCCCCACCCCCGCCATCACCTTCCCCACCACCTCCATACATATATAAGTCTCCTCCTCCACCATCTCCTTCACCGCCACCTCCATACATCTACAAGTCACCACCACCGCCTTCCCCTTCACCACCTCCTCCATATGTCTACAAGTCACCACCGCCTCCATCACCTTCACCACCTCCTCCATATGTTTATAAGTCCCCGCCTCCACCATCCCCTTCTCCTCCACCACCATACTATTATAAGTCCCCTCCTCCTCCTTCTCCTTCACCTCCTCCTCCATATGTGTACAAATCTCCACCTCCACCATCCCCTTCCCCCCCTCCTCCATATGTTTACAAATCTCCACCCCCGCCATCTCCATCACCTCCTCCACCCTATTTCTATAAGTCACCACCACCTCCCTCTCCTTCACCACCTCCTCCATACTACTATAAATCTCCACCGCCACCTTCTCCATCACCTCCTCCACCATATGTCTACAAGTCACCACCACCACCTTCACCTTCACCGCCTCCTCCATACTACTACAAATCTCCACCTCCACCATCTCCATCACCTCCTCCATATCATCCCTACCTCTATAACTCACCCCCACCTCCCATCTATTAA
- the LOC127106833 gene encoding extensin-2 isoform X3, whose protein sequence is MGSSLGLRHWPQLFYAIALCLIASTVVADDDKPYYPTPPNQGRQPPYYYKSPPPSSPYVDKFPPYYYKSPPPPSPSPPPPYFYKSPPPPSPSPPPPYVYNSPPPPSPSPPPPYIYKSPPPPSPSPPPPYIYKSPPPPSPSPPPPYVYKSPPPPSPSPPPPYVYKSPPPPSPSPPPPYIYKSPPPPSPSPPPPYVYKSPPPPSPSPPPPYIYKSPPPPSPSPPPPYVYKSPPPPSPSPPPPYVYKSPPPPYPSPPPPYIYNSPPPSYPSPPPPYVYKSPPPPSPSPPPPYVYKSPPPPSSSPPPPYVYKSPPPPSPSPPPPYAYKSPPPPSPSPPPPYVYKSPPPPSPSPPPPYIYKSPPPPSPSPPPPYIYKSPPPPSPSPPPPYVYKSPPPPSPSPPPPYVYKSPPPPSPSPPPPYYYKSPPPPSPSPPPPYVYKSPPPPSPSPPPPYVYKSPPPPSPSPPPPYFYKSPPPPSPSPPPPYYYKSPPPPSPSPPPPYVYKSPPPPSPSPPPPYYYNSPPPPSPSPPPYHPYLYNSPPPPIY, encoded by the coding sequence ATGGGAAGCTCACTTGGGTTGAGGCATTGGCCTCAACTCTTCTATGCAATTGCGTTATGCTTAATTGCTAGCACTGTTGTTGCGGATGATGATAAGCCTTACTATCCAACACCTCCAAATCAAGGACGACAACCACCATATTACTACAAGTCTCCACCCCCATCATCTCCTTATGTCGACAAATTCCCTCCATATTACTACAAATCTCCACCTCCACCATCTCCATCACCACCACCACCTTATTTCTACAAGTCTCCTCCACCTCCATCTCCCTCTCCTCCTCCACCATATGTTTACAACTCACCACCACCTCCATCCCCTTCACCTCCACCTCCATATATCTACAAGTCACCACCTCCTCCATCTCCTTCACCTCCCCCACCATATATCTATAAGAGTCCACCACCACCCTCTCCATCACCACCCCCTCCATATGTTTACAAGTCTCCTCCTCCACCATCTCCTTCACCACCCCCACCATATGTTTATAAGTCTCCACCACCTCCATCTCCCTCACCTCCTCCTCCATATATTTACAAGTCACCACCTCCTCCATCTCCTTCACCTCCTCCGCCATATGTTTACAAGAGTCCACCACCACCCTCTCCATCACCACCACCTCCATATATCTACAAGTCACCTCCTCCACCATCTCCCTCACCACCTCCACCATATGTCTATAAGTCACCACCACCTCCTTCCCCTTCACCTCCGCCCCCATATGTCTACAAGTCGCCACCCCCACCATACCCATCACCACCTCCTCCATATATTTATAATTCTCCACCTCCATCATATCCATCCCCACCTCCTCCTTATGTTTATAAGTCTCCTCCTCCACCATCTCCttcaccaccaccaccatatgTGTACAAGTCTCCACCGCCTCCATCTTCCTCTCCTCCACCGCCATATGTCTACAAGTCACCACCTCCACCATCTCCATCCCCACCACCTCCGTATGCTTATAAGTCTCCTCCTCCTCCTTCACCTTCACCTCCTCCTCCATACGTCTATAAGTCCCCACCCCCGCCATCACCTTCCCCACCACCTCCATACATATATAAGTCTCCTCCTCCACCATCTCCTTCACCGCCACCTCCATACATCTACAAGTCACCACCACCGCCTTCCCCTTCACCACCTCCTCCATATGTCTACAAGTCACCACCGCCTCCATCACCTTCACCACCTCCTCCATATGTTTATAAGTCCCCGCCTCCACCATCCCCTTCTCCTCCACCACCATACTATTATAAGTCCCCTCCTCCTCCTTCTCCTTCACCTCCTCCTCCATATGTGTACAAATCTCCACCTCCACCATCCCCTTCCCCCCCTCCTCCATATGTTTACAAATCTCCACCCCCGCCATCTCCATCACCTCCTCCACCCTATTTCTATAAGTCACCACCACCTCCCTCTCCTTCACCACCTCCTCCATACTACTATAAATCTCCACCGCCACCTTCTCCATCAC